In Onthophagus taurus isolate NC unplaced genomic scaffold, IU_Otau_3.0 ScKx7SY_16, whole genome shotgun sequence, the genomic stretch AACCCGACGCCGATATGCAAGTTTTAATCAGGAAGGAATTGAATGAAGATGTTAATACGAGGGACGCTGACCTTCAAACGATGAAGGAATGGTTGGCGAAGCAACCTCATCTTCCTGATACTTGGGATGAGCAAAGAATTATGACCTTTTTGAGAGGATGCAAATTTTCTTTGGAGAAATGTAAAAGGAAATTGGATATGTATTTTACGATGAGAACTGCTTGTCCGGAATTATTTACGAATAGAGATATTAAATTACCCGAATTGATGGATCTTATGAAAGTTGTgtacgttttttttaaataattgtctCGTAATTGccgataattaaaaataaaaaaagggagataataacaaaattactttgtaaacaataataaaaggtGTGCGTCAAGAACAAAACGATTCATcggaaataattattaatttttatcgtcAAACTATGTTGTTATCTCCACAAAAATTCCTACAATTACAACAATCatttaattaacaacattttttgtcacTTTAGAAATATTCCACCTTTACCCGGCTTAACTCCCGATGGCAAACGAGTAATCGTTTTGCGTGGGCTAGAAAGGAATTACAGCGCTTTAAGTGTTGCGGATGCCATGAAAATTGTTCTTATGATTGGGGATGTTCGATTGGAAGCTGAAGAAACTGGGGTTGCAGGGgatgtttatattttagatGCTTCAGTTGCAACCCCCACTCATTTCGCGAAATTTACCCCGGCTATGGTCAAAAAGTTCCTTGTTATTGTTcaggtaaatattaattaacccAATTTGCATTATAAGttgaatatattaataaatttatatcgaGACTAGTTTCGAGGGTACACCCTCATCTTCAGTCGACTCTAGCAGAAcgaaaaacacattaaaatattaaaataagacAGTTTAAAAAAACCTGGCAGATATCTTTTTGGACCACATTgaacaaaactttattataaataacattaatcctcataagaaaaatattaataaacggGTGAGATATGTCGACGACGTTTTTTGTATCTAGGGAATATGTAATATAATTTTCTAGACTTAAATTTAACAAGAACAGACAAAATTGACTATGTGTTTGAGCttgcatataataataaattcccAAGACACATCATTAATAGACTATTTTACAAAATACAGCAACAAAGAGACCCTCTTTATgttaaaactataaataacTTGAAATATAAACCTATTCCTTACAGTAATGTTACTTTTCAGgcaaaacacattttttctgctgtcaaactgtcaaaatttgacagaTTTATCTTAAATACGCTATTATGAATTAATTCTTCTAAGTAAAACCGCGAATTAAgtcaaatttgttatttaactTCCAAATTAAGACGAAAAGTAACTTTAAACATCCGTCAAAAAGGTgtcaaactgtcaaaatttgacagaTTTATCTTAAATACGCTATTATGAATTAGTTCTTCTAAGTAAAACCGCAAATTAAGTcgaatttgttatttaaattccaaattaagacaaaaataactttaaacatCCGTCAAAAAGGTgtcaaactgtcaaaatttgacaaaatcatcttaaaaaagtgattttgaattaattcttCTAAATGAAGTCGCGAATTAAGTAggatttgttatttaaattccAAATTAAGACGAAACTAACTTTATACATCCGTCAAAACGCTgtcaaactgtcaaaatttgacagaATCAACTTAAAAgctgtcaaaatttaacagatttatcttaaatacgctgttttgaaataattcttctAAATGAAATGGCGAATTAAGTCGATTCTGTTATTTAAATTCCAAATTAAGACGAAAATAACTTTGAGCATCCGTCACAAATCTgtcaaactgtcaaaatttgagaaaatcatcttaaaaaaatgattttgaattaattcttcaaaatgaaattGCAAATTAAGTCGAATTTGTGTAATTAAATTccaaattaagatgaaaataaCTTGAAACATCAGTCAAAAAGCTGTCAAGCtgtcaaaatttgacagatttatcttaaatacgctattttgaattaattcttCTAAATGAAGTGGCGAATTAAGTcgattttgttatttaaattccaaattaagatgaaaatgACTTTAAACATCCGTCAAAACGTtgtgaaattgtcaaaatttgacagaATCAACATAAAAGCtgtcaaaatttgacagaTTTATCTTAAATAGGCTGTTTTGAATTAATACTTCTAAATGAAGTAGCGAATTAAGTcgaatttgttatttaaattccAAATTAATATGAAAATGACTTTAAACATCCGTCAAAACGTtgtgaaattgtcaaaatttgacagaATCAACATAAaagctatcaaaatttgacaGATTTATCTTAAATAGGCTGTTTTGAATTAATTCTTCTAAATGAAGTAGCGAATTAAGTcgaatttgttatttaaattccAAATTAAGACGAAAATAGCTTTAAGCATCTGTCACAAATCTgtcaaactgtcaaaatttgacaaaatcatcttaaaagtgattttgaattaattcttcaaaatgaaattGCAAATTAAGTCGAATTTGTGATTTAAATTccaaattaagatgaaaataactttaaacatCAGTCAAAAAGCTGTCAAGCTGTCAAAATTTTACAGAATCAACTTAAAAGCtgtcaaaatttgacagaTTTCTCTTAAATATgctgttttaaattaattcttctaaATGAAGTAGCGAATTAAGTcgaatttgttatttaaattccAAATTAAGACGCAAATAACTGTAAGCATCCGTCACAGATCTgtcaaactgtcaaaatttaacagATTTGTCTTAAATAGGCTGTTTTGAATTAATTCTTCTAAATAAAGTCGCGAATTAAGTcgaatttgttatttaaattccAAATTAAGACGAAAATAACTTTAAGCATCCGTCACAGATCTgtcaaactgtcaaaatttgacaaaatcatcttaaaaaagtgattttgaattaattcttcaaaatgaaattGCAAATTAAGTCGAATTTGTGTAATTAAATTccaaattaagatgaaaataactttaaacatCAGTCAAAAAGCTGTCAAGCTGTCAAAATTTTACAGAATCAACTTAAAAGCTGTAAAAATTTGACAGATTTATCTTAAATAGgctgttttaaattaattcttctaaATGAAGTAGCGAATTAAGTcgaatttgttatttaaattccAAATTAAGACGAAAATAACTTTAAGCATCCGTCACAGATCTGTcaaagtgtcaaaatttgacaaaatcatcttaaaaaagtgattttgaattaattcttcaaaatgaaattGCAAATTAAGACGAATTTGTGTAATTAAATTccaaattaagatgaaaataactttaaacatCAGTCAAAACGCTGTCAAGCTGTCAAAATTTTACAGAATCAACTTAAAAGCtgtcaaaatttgacagaTTTCTCTTAAATAGGCtgttttcaaataattctTCTAAATGAAGTCGCGAATTATGTAGggtttgttatttaaattccAAATTAAGACGAAAATAACTTTAAGCATCCGTCACAGATCTgtcaaactgtcaaaatttgacaaaatcatcttaaaaagtgattttgaattaattcttcaaaatgaaattGCAAATTAAGTCGAATTTGTGATTTAAATTccaaattaagatgaaaataattttaaacatcaGTCAAAAAGCtgtcaaaatttgacaaatttatCTTAAATAGG encodes the following:
- the LOC111418665 gene encoding alpha-tocopherol transfer protein-like; this translates as MALIQPDADMQVLIRKELNEDVNTRDADLQTMKEWLAKQPHLPDTWDEQRIMTFLRGCKFSLEKCKRKLDMYFTMRTACPELFTNRDIKLPELMDLMKVVNIPPLPGLTPDGKRVIVLRGLERNYSALSVADAMKIVLMIGDVRLEAEETGVAGDVYILDASVATPTHFAKFTPAMVKKFLVIVQEAYPVKLKEVHVVNVSPLVNTIIEWVKPFLKEKIRNRIHVHSDMESLYKFVPKDILPEEYGGSAGKIQQFHDDWIKRLDENTAWFKEQENIKADESKRPGKPTNYDDLFGVDGSFRQLSID